A part of Actinomycetota bacterium genomic DNA contains:
- a CDS encoding tetratricopeptide repeat protein, with protein WAAVELGGLHEELARLDEAERCYREAAESLHPEFAPWAMLSLGSLLERRGRVEGAEEEFLRTIESAHPDAAQWAALKLGSLLEALGRTDEAEKAYLPAVESDHPEIAPWAATNLADLYAGTGRDAEAEAMYRRVIVYEKSDASPSAMVKLGSLFRRREDLGSAEEAYQRAIDSGHPDASPAGAVALGAMLGELGRTREARIAYYSAMDSGNPRFAPAAALSLGNLLEETGDTTGSISAFTVASESGDPNIAPSAALSLGGLYASTEDFERAGRFYREAMESSDPGLSAAAALNLGAMLESLEEYDGCRSAYQAVIESESADYAPAAALSMGGLLERLGDIGGARAAYDLAVASKAPDVAPWAAVSLGALLEGSDSEEACVAYEEAISAGHDEASPAAAVKLADLLGRLGRVGEAEGAYRAAIDSGNRDVLGWAAVNLGDLLASAGRREEAVDEYRRAVKARQPEFAPAAAVKLGDLLAELGEPVKAQDAYREAILSGDQEHSVDAALKLGLLLQRSRGSI; from the coding sequence CGTGGGCAGCCGTGGAGCTGGGCGGCCTGCACGAGGAGCTGGCCCGGCTCGACGAGGCCGAGCGCTGCTACCGGGAGGCGGCGGAGTCCCTCCACCCCGAGTTTGCCCCGTGGGCGATGCTCAGCCTCGGCAGCCTCCTGGAACGCCGGGGCCGGGTCGAAGGGGCCGAGGAGGAGTTCCTGCGTACGATCGAGTCCGCTCACCCCGACGCCGCCCAGTGGGCCGCGCTGAAGCTGGGGAGCCTGCTGGAGGCCTTGGGCCGGACCGACGAGGCGGAGAAGGCCTACCTCCCGGCGGTCGAGTCGGACCACCCGGAGATCGCCCCGTGGGCCGCCACGAACCTGGCGGACCTCTACGCCGGGACCGGGAGGGACGCCGAAGCCGAGGCAATGTACCGGCGGGTCATCGTTTACGAAAAGAGCGATGCTTCGCCCTCGGCGATGGTCAAGCTCGGAAGCCTGTTCCGCAGGCGGGAGGACCTCGGGTCGGCCGAGGAGGCCTACCAGCGGGCTATCGACTCCGGGCACCCCGACGCATCGCCTGCCGGGGCGGTGGCGCTGGGCGCCATGCTGGGCGAGCTGGGCCGGACCCGGGAGGCTCGCATCGCCTACTACTCCGCCATGGACTCGGGGAACCCCAGGTTTGCGCCCGCTGCCGCCCTCAGCCTGGGCAACCTGCTGGAGGAGACGGGGGACACCACCGGGTCAATTTCTGCATTCACCGTCGCCTCGGAATCCGGCGACCCGAACATTGCACCTTCGGCCGCCCTCAGCCTCGGGGGTCTGTACGCCTCCACCGAAGACTTCGAGCGCGCCGGGCGTTTCTACCGGGAGGCCATGGAGTCCTCCGACCCCGGCCTCTCGGCAGCCGCAGCCCTCAACCTGGGGGCGATGCTCGAGTCCCTGGAGGAGTACGACGGGTGCAGGAGCGCTTATCAGGCCGTGATTGAGTCCGAGAGCGCCGACTACGCACCGGCTGCAGCGCTGAGCATGGGCGGGCTGCTGGAGCGTCTGGGGGACATAGGGGGCGCCCGGGCTGCCTACGACCTGGCGGTTGCTTCGAAAGCCCCCGACGTGGCGCCCTGGGCGGCGGTGAGCCTCGGAGCCCTTCTCGAGGGCTCCGACTCCGAAGAAGCCTGTGTTGCATACGAAGAGGCGATCTCAGCGGGCCACGACGAGGCTTCGCCGGCGGCGGCGGTGAAGCTGGCCGACCTGCTGGGACGGCTGGGCCGGGTCGGCGAAGCCGAGGGCGCCTACCGGGCAGCCATCGACTCCGGGAACCGGGACGTCCTGGGCTGGGCGGCGGTCAATCTGGGCGATCTGCTGGCCTCCGCCGGACGGCGGGAAGAGGCGGTGGACGAGTACCGCCGGGCGGTCAAGGCCCGCCAGCCCGAGTTTGCACCGGCAGCGGCAGTCAAGCTCGGGGATCTGCTTGCGG